The window GTCCACATATGCAGTGTCCACTTTCATGTCCTCCACCTCTGCTTGTGTCTCCACCGCTGTGTCCACTGGGTCCACATAAGCAGTGTCCACATGACCAGAGTCCACCTTCACATCCTCCATCTTGGCttctgtcactgctgctgtgtccactgtgtccacATGAGCAGTGTCCACCTTCACGTCGTCCACCTTCACGTCCTCCACCTCTGCTTCTTTGTCCCCTGTCCTCTctgctgtctcctcctcctcgtggaCAGTGATGGGCAGCCAGGAGTCCTTGTGCAGTTTCTCgttcctctccacctcctgcaCGCCGGGGGGCGCAGTGGTCTGTGTGTCGAGGAAAGATGTTAGGATTAATAAAATCTGAGCTGGGAAAATTCTAAATTGTTGTAACTGGTTTTAGGATACACAGTGTAACACATCTTTGAAAAGTTGATAATTTATTGTTACGATATTCCATAGACCTACAATTACAAGACGTCTGGGAAGGTTTTGCAACACCGGAGCCAGTCCCCTGTATTTTTTTCCGAtagccgttagcattagcccacAAAAATAGCTAATTATGAATAATCAAGAGAGTGTCAGCTGGTACCAACCCATCCACAACATTTACCAGAGCCTTGTTTAAAGTCTTTGTTGAGTGTGTAAaccttttggtgttttatttgagATAATAAAGTGGTATCTGAGCTAAAAACTAACACAGTTTCAGCTGAGATTTCTGAACTTCTCTCTGTTGAGCACCTAGAGACCACTAAACCTCATCTTTTACATGCCAAATTTGCGTCTATGAATGTCTTATTTTTTAATTCATGGTGTTATTAGTGTTGAGGAATATGAACATGTGAGAACCCTGTTGAATTTTGCAATATGTAATAagtatatgtaacttttctagtgaagggtctgttagctgcttgtctccatggaaatattactgcttggaatgtcccacacaatgaaattaaacatgtatcttaatggagacaagcaggtgataccacAGGGCCAAgttaaatatacatttaatgccatactataccATTTCTGGCAacgcaaaaacatctccatggagacaagctggtggcatactcttcaccagaaaagttacatagtgcaacctTAAGCCCTATATTTACTTGGATAAGCtgcctcaaaataaaaaatataagaatAAATTAGCACCAAAATAGTACAATTTACAAATGGGTACTTTCCTTTatctatataaaatattttgcatAGACCCATCAAcctttcattttcaacattttattgaGTAACTATCTAGCAACATTATATTTCATTAGCTGATAATAATTCTGCATCAATAATGGTGACAATAGTGCATCATAAGATATTTGACATTACCACTCCTTACCTGCATGTACGCGGGCAGATGCTTGTACTCCGCCTCATTCACATCAAAATCCTCCATCTTTCTGTCCAGGACCCACCAGCGCCCAGCAAAGCCCACATCCAACACCCGCTCAGGCAGCTCCCTCCAAGGCACAGAGAGGTTGGGGCAGGCGGCCTCATACAGTGCACTCTGGGGGTCGAAGTCAGAGCTGTACACCAGGGAGACGAAGCCCAGGCTCAGGTGGTGCAGGCAGCCCTGGTTTCTCAGTTTGACCAGGTTTTGGACGTGCAGGTCGGATGCAGCGTTGCGGATCCAGGGGGAGAGCAGGGCCAGCTGGTTGGAGCGGTCCAGCAGGGTGGCCTGGAAGTGGGCATGGGACGATACTGTAATTTTGTGTCACCATTATCATGGCCACAATAGTTGCAatttacaataatataacaGTCATTATTAAAATAGTTGATAGTTCAAAACTGTTATGGAAATATACTCAAATTACTATATGCATCATATACTTACTTAAATGACAATTCATATTTTCCTGTATAGCTGCACAATTTTGTATAAGAATTGATTTGGATAAAAAAGTATTGCAACTGTGAATGTGGTTAGCTTTGAttagattctgttcagagtgacAGAAAAGAGTGCACATTGTACACAACTCCAGGATTTAGGGTGCGTTCACATTCAAAATTgcgactaaactaggactcacCGCAGAACTAAACCgagaccagacctggaccaaaccaggactagaacaggaccaaactaaatGTGCATTATGACTTATACTGGGcataaaccaggatgaaatgtgaacacagcctaaGAGCAGATGGAAATATCAACTGATAcagaattacatgcattttagaacatgtttgaagaGTTTTACTATAGGTAAAACAgtatttttctataaaaagacaggagattttgtttttcacatagcACAATCTATCTTCCCAATGCCATTATTTATTGTCCTATCCTTACCTGGAAGGAGGACTGGTCGGGTCTGGTGGAGAAGCATGCGTAGGCCCCACCCAGAAGCCCCAGGTACACAGAGGCTTTGAGCGGGCGCTCTCTGGcccccaccaccacctcccGACATGCCTCTTTGTAGTCGGACAGCAGGCTGCGGCACCACACTCCTGAGACACATAAGTATTAAAGAACTATTAAGACAGTAATTGCCAAAGCAAAGTGGTATACTTAAGAGCAACAAGACTCTACTGGAGCACACAATTATCTGTatgataaacaaaataaaaattgttacGTTTAAAAaagctgattaaaaatgtaataaccaTCTTCTAGCTTTCAAACAAGTGTATATTTCAAGTAATATTTCTGCATGTTACAGTGTTCAATGTTACAGACCTTCCATCAAttcttaaaaacacattttatttaaaaaaaacaaaaaaaacaagatatttcaagaacaaaatattcagttttacCAGTATCACCATATT of the Periophthalmus magnuspinnatus isolate fPerMag1 chromosome 8, fPerMag1.2.pri, whole genome shotgun sequence genome contains:
- the timm29 gene encoding mitochondrial import inner membrane translocase subunit Tim29, with translation MASFRAVRRALCTAAEAAPPAAPAPVPASRWERVKQSKAGVWCRSLLSDYKEACREVVVGARERPLKASVYLGLLGGAYACFSTRPDQSSFQATLLDRSNQLALLSPWIRNAASDLHVQNLVKLRNQGCLHHLSLGFVSLVYSSDFDPQSALYEAACPNLSVPWRELPERVLDVGFAGRWWVLDRKMEDFDVNEAEYKHLPAYMQTTAPPGVQEVERNEKLHKDSWLPITVHEEEETAERTGDKEAEVEDVKVDDVKVDTAHVDTVDTAAVTEAKMEDVKVDSGHVDTAYVDPVDTAVETQAEVEDMKVDTAYVDTVDTAAEIQMDTETAETLDIKVEINKEDMTEDSLVETLDTKEETQMEQTLDTSALETVEIKKEAEETRVDTHVVEMVDAVAMEMVDTPEEAVGEEDVEQTAAQSMKN